Proteins encoded by one window of Nocardioides euryhalodurans:
- a CDS encoding DUF3027 domain-containing protein, producing MRPVTPTLRAKSDAVAVKAADAARAALTEEVDAADVGEHLGHVVEGERLVTHLFACTRRGYRGWHWAVTVARASRQRNVTVDEVVLVPGDEAIVAPAWIPYKERVQPGDLSPGDLMPVPDDDPRLVPTYSFGDDPLDSDDKAQVRQVAQDLGLGRVRTLSVEGRDLAAERWYDGDGGPEAPLAKSAPDVCSTCGFLVRIAGPLSLTFGVCANGNANDDGRVVSLDHGCGAHSEVQIAKKHEPVPLPPPVLDTVGVDELDPL from the coding sequence ATGCGACCCGTGACCCCCACCCTGCGTGCCAAGTCAGACGCCGTCGCCGTCAAGGCGGCGGACGCCGCGCGCGCCGCCCTGACCGAGGAGGTCGACGCGGCGGACGTCGGCGAGCACCTCGGCCACGTCGTCGAGGGGGAGCGGCTGGTCACCCACCTGTTCGCCTGCACGCGGCGCGGCTACCGCGGCTGGCACTGGGCGGTGACCGTGGCCCGGGCGAGCCGCCAGCGCAACGTCACCGTCGACGAGGTCGTCCTCGTCCCGGGTGACGAGGCGATCGTGGCGCCTGCGTGGATCCCCTACAAGGAGCGCGTGCAGCCGGGCGACCTGTCCCCGGGCGACCTGATGCCCGTCCCCGACGACGACCCGCGGTTGGTGCCGACGTACTCCTTCGGCGACGACCCGCTCGACAGCGACGACAAGGCCCAGGTGCGCCAGGTCGCCCAGGACCTCGGCCTGGGCCGGGTGCGGACGCTCTCGGTGGAGGGGCGCGACCTCGCGGCCGAGCGCTGGTACGACGGCGACGGCGGCCCCGAGGCGCCGCTGGCCAAGTCGGCGCCCGACGTCTGCTCCACCTGCGGCTTCCTGGTCCGCATCGCGGGTCCGCTGTCGCTGACCTTCGGTGTCTGCGCCAACGGCAACGCCAACGACGACGGTCGTGTCGTCTCGCTCGACCACGGCTGCGGCGCCCACTCCGAGGTGCAGATCGCCAAGAAGCACGAGCCGGTCCCGCTGCCGCCGCCGGTCCTCGACACGGTCGGCGTGGACGAGCTCGACCCGCTCTAG
- a CDS encoding class I SAM-dependent methyltransferase yields MSDAPPTRWQLAGGAGGHAYGRAFADLIAAGRDVDGEARLADALLPRGATVLDAGSGMGRVAAALQARGHRVVGVEADAALVAQSREAWPAVPVVGADLVQTTPELLAGEGHPTAYDLVVAVGNVMVYLAEGTERIVLGRMRDLLAPGGRVLVGFHLRETPTRARHYPPEEFVGDVEAVGLQVELRAGSYELHPPSDEYAVWLLGRAGT; encoded by the coding sequence ATGAGTGACGCTCCGCCGACCCGCTGGCAGCTGGCCGGCGGCGCGGGCGGGCACGCCTACGGACGCGCCTTCGCCGACCTGATCGCCGCCGGGCGCGACGTGGACGGCGAGGCCAGGCTGGCCGACGCCCTCCTCCCCCGCGGCGCGACGGTCCTCGACGCGGGGTCGGGCATGGGACGGGTCGCCGCGGCACTCCAGGCGCGCGGGCACCGGGTCGTGGGGGTCGAGGCCGACGCCGCCCTCGTGGCCCAGTCGCGCGAGGCGTGGCCCGCGGTGCCGGTGGTGGGGGCCGACCTGGTCCAGACGACGCCCGAGCTGCTGGCCGGCGAGGGCCACCCCACGGCGTACGACCTGGTGGTGGCGGTCGGGAACGTCATGGTCTACCTCGCCGAGGGCACCGAGCGGATCGTGCTCGGCAGGATGCGCGACCTGCTCGCCCCCGGTGGCCGCGTCCTGGTCGGGTTCCACCTGCGCGAGACGCCGACCCGGGCGCGCCACTACCCGCCGGAGGAGTTCGTCGGGGACGTCGAGGCGGTCGGCCTCCAGGTCGAGCTGCGCGCCGGCAGCTACGAGCTGCACCCGCCAAGCGACGAGTACGCCGTGTGGCTGCTCGGCCGCGCCGGGACCTAG
- a CDS encoding DUF2530 domain-containing protein translates to MELRDDQPMKHEIGNRTYIVADVEPLDVDGVRTVEVGSALWLLGFLALLPFYGRLEGDGNLWWLWTCLAGFGLGLCGLEYCRRRRRARAELAADTDE, encoded by the coding sequence GTGGAGCTCCGCGACGACCAGCCGATGAAGCACGAGATCGGCAACCGCACCTACATCGTCGCCGACGTCGAGCCCCTGGACGTCGACGGCGTCCGCACCGTCGAGGTCGGCTCCGCGTTGTGGCTGCTCGGGTTCCTCGCGCTGCTCCCCTTCTACGGCCGCCTCGAGGGGGACGGGAACCTCTGGTGGCTCTGGACCTGCCTCGCGGGCTTCGGCCTGGGCCTGTGCGGCCTGGAGTACTGCCGTCGCCGCCGGCGTGCCCGCGCGGAGCTCGCCGCCGACACCGATGAGTGA